A window of Drosophila subobscura isolate 14011-0131.10 chromosome E, UCBerk_Dsub_1.0, whole genome shotgun sequence contains these coding sequences:
- the LOC117890783 gene encoding 40S ribosomal protein S23, with protein MGKPRGLRTARKHVNHRRDQRWADKDYKKAHLGTRWKANPFGGASHAKGIVLEKVGVEAKQPNSAIRKCVRVQLIKNGKKITAFVPRDGSLNYIEENDEVLVAGFGRKGHAVGDIPGVRFKVVKVANVSLLALYKEKKERPRS; from the exons ATGG GCAAACCAAGAGGTCTGCGCACTGCCAGAAAGCATGTGAACCATCGTCGCGACCAGCGTTGGGCCGACAAGGACTACAAGAAGGCTCATTTGGGCACCAGATGGAAGGCCAATCCCTTCGGAGGTGCTTCCCACGCCAAGGGTATTGTGCTCGAGAAGGT TGGCGTTGAAGCCAAACAGCCCAACTCTGCCATCCGCAAGTGCGTGAGGGTGCAGCTCATCAAGAACGGCAAGAAGATTACCGCTTTCGTGCCCCGTGACGGTAGCTTGAACTACATCGAGGAGAACGACGAGGTCCTGGTTGCCGGTTTCGGTCGTAAGGGTCACGCCGTCGGTGATATTCCCGGTGTGCGCTTCAAGGTTGTCAAGGTGGCCAACGTCTCTCTGTTGGCTCTTTACAAAGAGAAGAAGGAACGCCCAAGATCTTAG